In Serratia marcescens subsp. marcescens ATCC 13880, a single genomic region encodes these proteins:
- a CDS encoding anion permease has product MSQTQEKIWKAIAPLAVLAILLLIPVPDGMPPQAWHYFAIFVAMIVGMILEPIPATAISFIAVTVSVLSANWVLFGAQELAEPGFKAGKEALKWGLAGFSSTTVWLVFGAFIFALGYEATGLGRRIALFLVKFMGKRTLTLGYAVVIIDILLAPFTPSNTARTGGTVFPVVKNLPPLFDSFPNDPSSRRIGGYLMWMMVVGTSISSSMFVTGAAPNVLGIEFVGKIAGVHISWMQWFLAFLPVGLLLLIIAPLISYYLYKPGVTHSSEVAAWADTALGEMGKLTRKEYTLIGLVLLSLCLWVFGGKVLDATAVCLLAVSLMLALHVVSWKEITKYSSAWNTLVNLATLVVMANGLTRSGFIDWFAQTMSTHLDGFSPNMTVVALVLVFYFAHYLFASLSAHTATMLPVILAVGKGLPGVPMEQLSMLLVLSIGIMGVLTPYATGPGVIIYGCGYVKSKDYWRLGGILGVVYIAALLLIGWPIMSLWY; this is encoded by the coding sequence ATGTCCCAAACCCAGGAAAAGATCTGGAAAGCGATAGCGCCGCTGGCGGTGCTCGCGATCCTGTTATTGATACCGGTGCCCGACGGCATGCCGCCGCAGGCGTGGCACTATTTCGCCATCTTCGTGGCGATGATCGTCGGCATGATTCTGGAGCCGATCCCGGCCACCGCCATCAGCTTTATCGCGGTGACCGTCAGCGTGCTCAGCGCCAACTGGGTGCTGTTCGGCGCGCAGGAACTGGCGGAGCCGGGCTTCAAGGCCGGTAAAGAGGCGCTGAAATGGGGGCTGGCGGGCTTCTCCAGCACCACCGTCTGGCTGGTGTTCGGCGCCTTTATCTTCGCGCTGGGCTACGAGGCCACCGGGCTGGGGCGGCGCATCGCGCTGTTCCTGGTGAAGTTCATGGGCAAGCGCACGCTGACGCTGGGCTATGCGGTGGTGATCATCGATATTCTGCTGGCGCCATTCACGCCGTCCAACACCGCGCGCACCGGCGGCACGGTGTTCCCGGTGGTGAAAAACCTGCCGCCGCTGTTCGATTCCTTCCCTAACGATCCCTCTTCGCGCCGCATCGGCGGTTACCTGATGTGGATGATGGTGGTCGGCACCAGCATCAGTTCCTCGATGTTCGTCACCGGCGCCGCGCCGAACGTGCTGGGCATCGAGTTCGTCGGCAAGATAGCCGGGGTGCACATCAGCTGGATGCAGTGGTTCCTGGCGTTCCTGCCGGTCGGCCTGCTGCTGCTGATCATCGCGCCGCTGATCTCCTACTACCTGTACAAACCGGGCGTGACCCACAGCAGCGAAGTGGCCGCCTGGGCGGATACCGCGCTGGGGGAAATGGGCAAGCTGACGCGCAAGGAGTACACCCTGATCGGACTGGTGCTGCTCAGCCTGTGCCTGTGGGTGTTCGGCGGCAAGGTGCTGGACGCCACCGCGGTGTGCCTGTTGGCGGTGTCGCTGATGCTGGCGCTGCACGTGGTGTCGTGGAAAGAGATCACCAAATATTCCAGCGCCTGGAATACGCTGGTTAACCTGGCGACGCTGGTGGTGATGGCCAACGGCCTGACGCGCTCCGGCTTTATCGACTGGTTCGCCCAGACCATGAGCACCCACCTGGACGGCTTCTCGCCGAACATGACGGTGGTGGCGCTGGTGCTGGTGTTCTACTTCGCCCACTACCTGTTCGCCAGCCTGTCGGCGCACACCGCCACCATGCTGCCGGTGATCCTGGCGGTCGGCAAAGGGTTGCCGGGCGTGCCGATGGAGCAGCTGTCGATGCTGCTGGTGCTGTCGATCGGCATCATGGGCGTGCTGACGCCGTACGCCACCGGGCCGGGGGTGATCATCTACGGCTGCGGCTACGTGAAATCGAAAGACTACTGGCGCCTGGGCGGCATTCTCGGCGTGGTGTACATCGCCGCGCTGCTGCTGATCGGCTGGCCGATCATGAGCCTGTGGTACTGA
- the citE gene encoding citrate (pro-3S)-lyase subunit beta: MKTLNKTRLRRSMLFVPGANAAMVSNAFIYQADALMFDLEDSVILREKDAARRLVYHALQHPLYQEVETIVRVNALDSAYGLADLQAVVRGGADIVRLPKTDSAQDVVDMEREIAAIEAACGRPVGSTGLLAAIESAQGITNAVAIAHASPRLIGIALGAEDYVRNLRTERSPEGIELLFARCSLLQAARAAGIQAFDTVYSDANNEAGFLQEAALIKQLGFDGKSLINPRQIELLHNLYAPTAKEVAHAQRVVDAAEAAEREGRGVVSLNGKMVDSPVIERARLVLERAALSGLREEPAQHGEEA, encoded by the coding sequence ATGAAAACGCTGAATAAAACCCGGCTGCGTCGCAGCATGCTGTTCGTTCCCGGCGCCAATGCGGCGATGGTCAGCAATGCCTTTATCTACCAGGCCGATGCGCTGATGTTCGATCTGGAAGACTCGGTGATCCTGCGTGAAAAAGACGCGGCGCGCCGGCTGGTGTACCACGCGCTGCAGCATCCGCTGTATCAGGAGGTGGAAACCATCGTGCGCGTCAATGCGCTCGACTCCGCCTACGGCCTGGCGGACTTGCAGGCGGTGGTGCGCGGCGGCGCGGACATCGTGCGCCTGCCGAAGACCGACAGCGCGCAGGACGTTGTCGACATGGAGCGCGAGATCGCCGCCATCGAAGCGGCCTGCGGCCGGCCGGTCGGCAGCACCGGGCTGCTGGCGGCGATCGAATCGGCGCAGGGCATCACCAACGCGGTGGCGATCGCGCACGCTTCACCGCGTCTTATCGGCATCGCGCTGGGGGCGGAAGACTATGTGCGCAACCTGCGCACCGAACGCTCGCCTGAGGGCATCGAGCTGCTGTTCGCCCGCTGCTCGCTGCTGCAGGCGGCGCGCGCCGCCGGCATTCAGGCGTTCGACACCGTCTACTCCGACGCCAACAACGAGGCCGGCTTCCTGCAGGAAGCGGCGCTGATCAAACAGCTCGGCTTCGACGGCAAATCGCTGATCAACCCGCGCCAGATTGAGCTGCTGCACAACCTGTACGCGCCGACCGCCAAAGAGGTGGCGCACGCGCAGCGGGTGGTGGACGCCGCCGAGGCGGCGGAGCGGGAAGGGCGCGGCGTGGTGTCGCTCAACGGAAAAATGGTCGACAGCCCGGTGATTGAACGCGCCCGGCTGGTGCTGGAGCGCGCCGCGCTGTCCGGCTTACGGGAAGAACCGGCGCAGCACGGGGAGGAAGCATGA
- the citG gene encoding triphosphoribosyl-dephospho-CoA synthase CitG has translation MRSLPINPPARRAEPACDFARAAFRALLVEVNLTPKPGLVDRHNTGAHRDMDLGHFYRSARAIGVWLPRFIQRGREDAALPAEQQLARLRPLGLACENQMFRATGGINTHKGSVFSLGLLCTAFGRLQQQGRDIGAEALCGEVAAMCRGLMDRELRRNNTGQTAGQRLFAAYGLSGARGEAESGFRLVLDGALPLYRQRLAAGGDEQRALLDSLLWLMAHNDDTNVASRGGLRGLRWLRRRAAWLLAQGGSAGEAGLARLRRFDADCIARNLSPGGSADLLIVTWLLAQLGAQE, from the coding sequence ATGCGATCTCTGCCGATTAATCCACCCGCCCGCCGAGCCGAGCCGGCCTGCGACTTCGCCCGCGCCGCTTTCCGCGCGCTGCTGGTGGAGGTCAACCTCACGCCCAAACCGGGGCTGGTGGATCGTCATAACACCGGCGCCCACCGCGACATGGATCTCGGGCACTTCTACCGCAGCGCCCGCGCCATCGGCGTGTGGCTGCCGCGCTTTATCCAACGCGGGCGCGAAGACGCGGCTCTGCCGGCAGAGCAGCAGCTGGCGCGGCTGCGGCCGCTGGGCCTGGCCTGCGAAAACCAGATGTTTCGCGCCACCGGCGGCATTAACACCCACAAGGGCAGCGTGTTCTCACTCGGGTTGCTGTGCACCGCCTTCGGCCGCCTGCAGCAGCAGGGCCGTGACATCGGCGCGGAGGCGCTGTGCGGCGAGGTAGCGGCGATGTGTCGGGGGCTGATGGACCGTGAGCTGCGGCGCAACAACACCGGGCAGACCGCCGGCCAGCGCTTGTTCGCTGCGTATGGCCTCAGCGGCGCGCGCGGCGAGGCGGAGTCCGGTTTTCGGTTGGTGCTTGACGGCGCGCTGCCGCTGTATCGGCAACGGCTGGCCGCCGGCGGCGACGAACAGCGGGCGCTGCTGGACAGCCTGCTGTGGCTGATGGCCCACAACGATGACACCAACGTCGCCTCGCGCGGCGGCCTGCGCGGGCTGCGCTGGCTGCGGCGCCGGGCGGCCTGGCTGCTGGCGCAGGGCGGCTCGGCGGGGGAAGCGGGCCTGGCGCGCCTGCGGCGCTTCGATGCCGACTGCATTGCCCGCAACCTCAGCCCCGGCGGCAGCGCCGACTTGTTGATAGTGACCTGGCTGCTGGCGCAGCTGGGTGCCCAAGAATAA
- a CDS encoding 4'-phosphopantetheinyl transferase family protein — MPTFIRNIEFFTPDGYPGQVARCHFALAEYRDESFPEAGFALPDHLARAVPKRRAEYLAGRVLARQLLAPLGFADFTLTRGEDRAPQWPPGIAGALSHNSDTALCAVHRESGLGGVGLDVETLLSDVRAEELWGAIVSAGEREALLRETLPFNELLTLTFSAKESLFKALYPQVRCYFDFLDARMVAVDTQRQTFVLALLKTLTPNCPAGRRFSGHFWREGDDVTTFIFC, encoded by the coding sequence TTGCCCACTTTTATCCGCAATATCGAATTTTTCACGCCGGACGGCTATCCGGGCCAGGTGGCGCGCTGCCATTTTGCGCTGGCGGAGTATCGCGACGAGAGTTTTCCCGAGGCGGGCTTTGCGCTGCCGGACCATCTGGCGCGCGCGGTGCCGAAACGCCGCGCGGAGTATTTGGCCGGGCGTGTTCTCGCGCGCCAGCTATTGGCGCCGCTCGGTTTTGCCGATTTCACCCTGACGCGCGGCGAAGATCGCGCGCCGCAGTGGCCGCCGGGCATCGCCGGGGCGCTGAGCCATAATTCGGATACCGCGCTGTGCGCCGTACACCGCGAGAGCGGGCTGGGCGGCGTTGGGTTGGATGTGGAGACGCTGCTCTCCGACGTGCGGGCGGAGGAGCTGTGGGGGGCGATCGTTTCGGCGGGGGAGCGCGAGGCGTTGCTGCGCGAAACGCTGCCGTTCAACGAGCTGCTGACGCTGACGTTTTCCGCCAAAGAGAGCCTGTTCAAGGCGCTTTATCCGCAGGTGCGCTGTTACTTCGATTTTCTCGATGCGCGCATGGTCGCCGTGGATACGCAGCGGCAGACGTTCGTATTAGCGTTGCTTAAGACCTTGACGCCAAATTGCCCCGCCGGCCGCCGGTTCAGCGGGCATTTTTGGCGCGAAGGTGACGATGTCACGACCTTTATTTTTTGCTAA
- the citX gene encoding citrate lyase holo-[acyl-carrier protein] synthase, whose amino-acid sequence MAAVDPQLAAERAVSLPELLTSRECRQARQQAWLAQHECTLLVLTLVVPGPVKDSALTRGIFNLGWAALLRLCAEQGWPSPQAEALALSTGCEGFVALRADAQRVKDCAMQLEVSRPIGRLWDIDVLDAQGRILSRRDIGLPERRCLLCGQPAKICARQRRHGSEQLLQEMERMFNDAISAD is encoded by the coding sequence ATGGCCGCCGTCGATCCCCAACTGGCCGCCGAACGTGCGGTCAGCCTGCCGGAGCTGCTCACCAGCCGCGAATGCCGCCAGGCGCGCCAGCAGGCGTGGCTGGCGCAGCACGAGTGCACGCTGCTGGTGCTGACGCTGGTCGTCCCCGGCCCGGTGAAGGACAGCGCGCTGACGCGCGGCATCTTCAACCTCGGGTGGGCGGCGCTGCTGCGGCTGTGCGCCGAGCAGGGCTGGCCCAGCCCGCAGGCCGAGGCGCTGGCGCTTTCCACCGGCTGCGAAGGGTTTGTGGCGCTGCGCGCCGACGCCCAGCGGGTGAAAGATTGCGCCATGCAGCTGGAGGTGAGCCGCCCGATCGGCCGGCTGTGGGATATCGACGTGCTGGATGCGCAGGGGCGCATTTTGTCGCGCCGCGACATCGGCCTGCCGGAACGGCGCTGCCTGCTGTGCGGCCAACCGGCCAAGATCTGCGCCCGCCAGCGGCGGCATGGCAGCGAGCAGCTGCTGCAAGAAATGGAAAGGATGTTCAACGATGCGATCTCTGCCGATTAA
- the agp gene encoding bifunctional glucose-1-phosphatase/inositol phosphatase: MRKKTLLLCLPLLFTGNALADAGGYQLEQVLVMSRHNLRAPLANNGSVLAQSTPKAWPVWETPGGQLTTKGGVLEVYMGHYFNAWLKQTGLLPQEGCPTAGSVYVYANSLQRTVATAQFFSNGAFPGCDVSVHHQDKMGEMDPTFNPIITDTSEAFNQQALAAMNAALGSLKLDASYQQLAKIIDYKDSAACKTDKHCDLTKEASVMSAVPGKEPGVSGPLRVGNSLVDAFMLQYYEGFPMKEVAWGKIATPQQWKQLAQLKDGYQDSLFTSPVVAQNVAKPLLTYINNALLGERKPDAPKLTVLVGHDSNIASLLSAMQFQPYQLPQQYEKTPIGGKLVFQRWRDAQNNRELLKIEYVYQSTEQLRKATPLTLQTPPQRVTLALKGCPIDKDGFCAWSDFEKTMKGIL; encoded by the coding sequence ATGAGAAAAAAAACGTTATTGCTGTGCCTGCCCTTGTTATTCACCGGGAACGCGCTGGCGGACGCCGGCGGTTATCAACTGGAACAGGTGCTGGTGATGAGCCGCCATAACCTGCGCGCGCCGCTGGCCAACAACGGCAGCGTGCTGGCGCAGTCCACGCCGAAGGCCTGGCCGGTCTGGGAAACGCCGGGCGGCCAGTTGACCACCAAGGGCGGGGTGCTGGAAGTGTATATGGGACACTATTTCAACGCCTGGCTGAAGCAGACCGGCCTGTTGCCGCAAGAGGGCTGCCCGACCGCCGGCAGCGTGTACGTCTACGCCAACAGCCTGCAGCGCACGGTGGCCACCGCGCAGTTCTTCAGCAACGGCGCGTTCCCCGGCTGCGACGTCAGCGTGCACCATCAGGACAAGATGGGCGAGATGGATCCGACCTTCAACCCGATCATCACCGATACCAGCGAAGCCTTCAACCAGCAGGCGCTGGCGGCGATGAACGCCGCGCTGGGCTCGCTGAAGCTGGACGCCTCTTACCAACAGCTGGCGAAGATCATCGACTACAAGGATTCCGCCGCCTGCAAGACCGACAAACACTGCGACCTGACCAAAGAAGCCAGCGTGATGAGCGCGGTGCCGGGCAAAGAGCCGGGCGTCTCCGGCCCGCTGCGGGTGGGCAACTCGCTGGTGGACGCCTTTATGCTGCAGTATTACGAAGGTTTCCCGATGAAAGAGGTGGCCTGGGGCAAAATCGCCACCCCGCAGCAGTGGAAGCAGCTGGCGCAGTTGAAAGACGGCTATCAGGATTCGCTGTTCACCTCGCCGGTGGTGGCGCAGAACGTCGCCAAACCGCTGCTGACCTACATCAACAACGCGCTGCTCGGCGAGCGCAAACCGGACGCGCCGAAGCTGACGGTGCTGGTCGGCCACGACTCCAATATCGCCTCGCTGCTGTCGGCCATGCAGTTCCAGCCGTATCAGCTGCCGCAGCAGTACGAGAAAACGCCGATAGGCGGCAAACTGGTGTTCCAGCGCTGGCGCGACGCGCAAAACAACCGTGAATTGCTGAAGATTGAGTACGTCTATCAGTCCACCGAACAGCTGCGCAAGGCGACGCCGCTGACGCTGCAAACCCCGCCGCAGCGCGTGACGCTGGCGCTGAAAGGCTGCCCGATCGACAAGGACGGTTTCTGTGCCTGGAGCGATTTCGAAAAGACCATGAAAGGCATCTTGTAA
- the citD gene encoding citrate lyase acyl carrier protein yields MKIIREAMAGTLESSDVMVRIAPAEGPQHDLLIASSVEKQFGAAIRHTLLEVLQRYEVEPVQVIVDDKGALDCVLRARLETALMRACEGGQLPWEAKDENAE; encoded by the coding sequence ATGAAAATTATCCGAGAAGCAATGGCCGGCACGCTGGAATCCAGCGATGTCATGGTGCGCATCGCGCCCGCCGAGGGGCCGCAGCACGATCTGTTGATCGCCAGCAGCGTGGAAAAACAGTTCGGCGCGGCGATCCGCCACACCCTGCTGGAGGTACTGCAGCGCTATGAGGTGGAGCCGGTGCAGGTGATCGTCGACGACAAGGGGGCGCTGGACTGCGTGCTGCGCGCCCGGCTGGAAACCGCGCTGATGCGCGCCTGCGAGGGCGGCCAACTGCCGTGGGAGGCGAAAGATGAAAACGCTGAATAA
- the citF gene encoding citrate lyase subunit alpha: MNRQQRLMTFANPADLPGYQDVSKANLQARKPRDLKLCDSLQEAVRRSGLQDGMTISFHHAFRGGDLALNQVMETLAAMGFRNLTLASSSLTDCHAPLVEHIRHGVVSRIYTSGLRGPLADAVSRGLLAEPVQIHSHGGRVNLIESGELKIDVAFLGVPACDEFGNANGYSGEACCGSLGYARVDAEAAGTVVLLTEQRVPYPHHPASLAQDRVDLIVQLERVGDADKIGADATRMTSNPRELLIARRAAEVIAGSGYFTEGFSLQTGTGGASLAVTRFLEDKMRARGIRAAFALGGITSTMVDLHEKGLIGKLLDVQSFDRAAATSLARNPRHIEISANQYANFSSKGASVDRLDVVVLSALEIDTGFNVNVLTGSDGVLRGASGGHCDTAAAARLAIIVAPLVRGRIPTLVEQVTTCVTPGSSIDILVTDHGIAVNPARPELAQRLREAGLEVVSIDWLRARALQLTGEPQPIAFTDKVVAVVRYRDGSVIDVVHQVAE; encoded by the coding sequence ATGAACCGCCAACAACGATTGATGACCTTCGCCAACCCGGCGGATCTGCCGGGCTATCAGGACGTGTCCAAAGCCAACCTGCAGGCGCGCAAACCGCGCGATCTCAAGCTGTGCGACTCCTTGCAGGAAGCGGTGCGCCGCAGCGGGCTGCAGGACGGCATGACCATCTCCTTCCACCATGCGTTTCGCGGCGGCGATCTGGCGCTCAATCAGGTGATGGAGACGCTGGCGGCGATGGGGTTCCGCAACCTGACGCTGGCCTCCAGTTCGCTGACCGACTGCCATGCGCCGTTGGTTGAGCATATCCGCCACGGCGTGGTGAGCCGCATTTACACCTCCGGGCTGCGCGGCCCGCTGGCGGACGCCGTTTCGCGCGGCCTGCTGGCGGAGCCGGTGCAAATTCACTCGCACGGCGGCCGGGTCAACCTGATTGAATCCGGCGAGCTGAAGATAGACGTGGCCTTCCTCGGCGTGCCGGCCTGCGATGAGTTCGGCAACGCCAACGGCTACAGCGGTGAAGCCTGCTGCGGCTCGCTCGGCTATGCGCGGGTGGACGCCGAGGCGGCGGGCACCGTGGTGCTGCTGACCGAGCAGCGGGTGCCGTATCCGCATCATCCAGCCAGCCTGGCGCAGGATCGGGTGGATCTGATCGTGCAGCTGGAGCGGGTGGGCGACGCCGACAAGATCGGCGCCGACGCCACGCGCATGACCTCGAACCCGCGCGAGCTGCTGATTGCCCGCCGCGCCGCCGAGGTGATCGCCGGTTCAGGCTACTTCACCGAAGGGTTTTCGCTGCAAACCGGCACCGGCGGCGCCTCGCTGGCGGTGACCCGTTTCCTGGAGGACAAGATGCGCGCCCGCGGCATTCGCGCCGCGTTCGCCCTTGGCGGCATCACCTCGACCATGGTGGATCTGCACGAGAAAGGGTTGATCGGCAAGCTGCTGGACGTGCAGAGCTTCGATCGGGCGGCGGCGACCTCGCTGGCGCGCAACCCGCGCCATATCGAAATCAGCGCCAACCAGTACGCCAACTTCAGCTCCAAGGGCGCGTCGGTCGATCGGCTCGACGTGGTGGTGCTGAGCGCGCTGGAAATCGACACCGGCTTCAACGTTAACGTGCTGACCGGTTCCGACGGCGTGCTGCGCGGCGCGTCCGGCGGCCACTGCGACACCGCCGCCGCCGCGCGGCTGGCGATCATCGTCGCGCCGCTGGTGCGCGGGCGCATCCCGACGCTGGTGGAGCAGGTGACCACCTGCGTCACGCCGGGTTCCAGCATCGACATTCTGGTGACCGACCACGGCATCGCCGTCAACCCGGCGCGGCCGGAGCTGGCGCAGCGCCTGCGGGAAGCCGGGCTCGAGGTGGTGAGCATCGACTGGCTGCGCGCCCGCGCGCTGCAGCTGACCGGCGAACCGCAGCCGATCGCCTTTACCGACAAGGTGGTGGCGGTGGTGCGCTACCGTGACGGTTCGGTGATCGACGTGGTGCATCAGGTGGCGGAGTAA